In the Gemmatimonadota bacterium genome, CGCCGGGGCGATGACAGTTCTGGCAGCGGTTTTGGAGCAGGGGCAGGATGTCGCGATAAAATGTTGGGGTGGAGGTGTTCGCGACAGTTGTTTGCCGGGGTGTGCGCCTGATTTCACAGCCAAAACTGGGGAGGCTGGTGTTGGCGATTTTGCGGTTGGCGAGCATTGCATCAAGGGCGTCCCACAATCCGCGCGAGGTCGTGTCTTCGGGTATGCCCCAGCCGTTGTCAATTTCGCCCTTGTAGCGCAGGCGGCGTTGAGTGTCAAAGAGAAAGGCGTGAGGGGTGTGGGTGGCGCCGAGGTGATCGGCGAGTTTGTTGTGCGGGTCGCGCAGGACAGTGAAGGGTACGGGATTTTGGGTGTAGTGTTCTTTGATGTCTTTGTCGGTTTCGTTAAAATTGGCATTTACAGATATCAGGTGTACGCCTTTGGGGGCGTACTGGTCGTGTATTTGTGTTCGGTGTATGTCGTATTTGAGCGAGGCAGGGCAGACGACGGAGCTGAAGGTGATGACGAGTGCGTGGTCCCGGGATAAATCACTGAGGGTGACGGGCGATCCGTTGAGGTCGGCAAGGGTAAAGTCATTGAGGGTGTCGCCGATCTGGAGGGGGACTGCCCAGAGGCGAAGCGGGAGGGCGAGAAAGAGTGTGATGAATAGCGGGCGTTTCATTGTGATCAGGTGTTGCGCTTGCGCAAGTAGTCGATGAGGAAGACCAGTGTGATTAGCCCAAAAAATCCGGCGATTGATAGGGCGATGTAGTGGCTTTCTTGCGGGAGTCGCCAGTATTGTATTATAACAAATATAAGGGCGGGAACAAAGAAGATGAGCGCCCCCAGTAAAGCATATACCGATTGTGTGGTGGGTTCTATTTGAGGGGAGGCGTGAGTTGTGGGCTTTATGGTCGGAGGGGCTGTTTCGGGAGGTTTGACGCGGGCGAGCATTTCTATGACGCTTTTGCGATAGTTGTTGTCGGCAGCGGCATATACGCTCCAGAAGGCAGAGATTTCTTCGGCACCCGTGCGGGTAAATTTTTTTTCGAGTGCGCGTTTGCGCTCAAGAGAGAGTTCGGCGGGTGCTTTTTTCTGGTGTTTTTTAAGGTCGTCGAGAATATGTGTGAGGCTGGCGTCGTACCCGTGAATCCAGGGATAGGTGGCGTGTTGAAGCAATTTTTCATCGGGGTTTGTGTCGCCAAATTCACAGAGATATGCGTCGATGAGTTTTTTGCGTCCGATTTTAGATCCTGCGCCGGGAAAGTGTTTTGCCCGCAATTTGCTGTCGCGTTGAAAGGGCAAATAGAGATGGTTGTGATCCGCTATTTCGAGGATGCGTTTGAATGCGTTGAGGAGTGTTTGGCGGTGGGACATGGGAAGAGACACAGATTAACACAGATGATCCCGCAGGAGGTTATATATAATAATGTAGGGGCGGGTTTTAAACCCGCCCGTTTTTCAGGAATTGACTGCTTTTCCAAAGTTTTGGACAAATATGAGAAAGTCGGGAAAGTCAACCGTGCCCGATCCGTCGAGATCAAAGGTCGTATTGGCCGTGCCAAAGGCTCCTACGAATAGGAGGAAATCCGAGAAGTCAATGGTGCGCGAACCATCGAAGTCGGCGCGTGGATCAGCGGGGATGAAGATGGCCGAACCGGTGATGGTCAGACTGATGGAGGCGTTTTCCGGGTCGTTTGAGATTACGTCGATGGTGCCGGTGATAGGACCTTCGGCTGGCGGACTGAAAGTCACCGTGATGTCCTGAGATTGGCCGGGTGGCACTGTTAATTGGGTTTCTGAAAGTGTAATGCCCGCGATGTCGGATTGGATGTCTGTGATGTTGAGTGGGCCTGTACCAGTATTTGTGATGGTGAATGTTGTTGTTGCGTCTTTGCCCATTTCGATTTCACCCAGGCTCAAATTTTCCTGAACCAGTGATATGGTCGGGATTTGGGCCGCTTCGATGGTGAGGTTGACGAAAGGGATCTCCAGGGTGCCAACGCTTTGTTCGCCGTGTTGGAGAGTGATTTTGCCCGAAAATGTACCGGCCTGCGTTGGCGCCAGGATAATTTGTACGGTTTTGCTTTCGCCGGGGGCTATGGTCAGTGTGGATGGCTCCATTGTGATGCCTTCGGGAGCCGAGTATCCAGTGATTTCGAGGGGTCCTGCGCCGGTGTTTTCGATCTTAAATTCTACGGTTTTAGATTGCCCCACTTCAAGGGTTCTGCCAAAGTAGATTTCTGATGGAAAGAGGGAAATAACAGGCGTTTTATTGAGTAGTGCATCGACTTGCGCGTTGATCAGGTCAGCAGAGCCAGTGGCGATTGCTGTGGTTCTGAGGCGCAAGATGCCTCCCTGGTCGATGACGAGGATGTCTTCGTTGCGGGTGCCGAGAGTTCCGGAGACGCCAGAGGCACTTGTGAGCATGGGTGTCGTGACAGTGGATCGCGTCAGATAGGATTGCGCCTGTGCGCGGTTGCCGTTGTATCTATCGAGTGTGAGGATCTGTAAGCCGGTTTTGTCTTTGTTGCGTTGGTGAACATCTCTTTCAAAGGCGGGACCCGCCCCTATGCAAGTCCCTCAGTTGTAGCCTACAAAAAAGAGGACGGAGACGGTGTTGGTCGAATGGCTGACGCCATAAGACCTGCCATCGGTGGCTTGAAGTTGAAATTCACCTACTTTTTCTCCTACTCCGGGCTGGGCAAAAGCTGTTGTGCATAAGCACAGAAATAGGGCGATAGAGAAAAATCGCAGATGTTTCATGGTGTTCCTCCGTAAGGTGAGAGAGAAGATTGCTGATTGCTAATATACTAAATCGCGTGCAAAATGTCACGGGGTTTGCGCTTGATTTTGGGGTTTTGTTTATCTACATTGTGTTTACGTTTTGGGTGTTTTGTGGTTCCCACTTTTTTCTTTTATGT is a window encoding:
- a CDS encoding choice-of-anchor D domain-containing protein, which gives rise to MLTSASGVSGTLGTRNEDILVIDQGGILRLRTTAIATGSADLINAQVDALLNKTPVISLFPSEIYFGRTLEVGQSKTVEFKIENTGAGPLEITGYSAPEGITMEPSTLTIAPGESKTVQIILAPTQAGTFSGKITLQHGEQSVGTLEIPFVNLTIEAAQIPTISLVQENLSLGEIEMGKDATTTFTITNTGTGPLNITDIQSDIAGITLSETQLTVPPGQSQDITVTFSPPAEGPITGTIDVISNDPENASISLTITGSAIFIPADPRADFDGSRTIDFSDFLLFVGAFGTANTTFDLDGSGTVDFPDFLIFVQNFGKAVNS